One window from the genome of Oryctolagus cuniculus chromosome 1, mOryCun1.1, whole genome shotgun sequence encodes:
- the LOC100359261 gene encoding proline-rich nuclear receptor coactivator 2-like: protein MGGGERFHIPALQSRNISKNQQQLNRQKANDQNSHMQIVHKKKERGHAYNSSATTWQAMQNGGKNKNFPNNQNWGLNLASPCLLFKPQANQNYSGAKFSEQPSPNVLPKPPSHWVPVSFNLSDKEIMTFQLKTLLKVQV from the coding sequence atGGGTGGTGGAGAGAGGTTTCACATTCCAGCCCTTCAATCTAGAAATATTAGTAAGAACCAACAACAGCTTAACAGACAGAAGGCCAATGATCAGAATTCCCATATGCAGATTGttcataagaaaaaagaaagaggacatGCTTACAACTCATCAGCAACCACATGGCAGGCCATGCAAAACGGAGGGAAGAACAAAAACTTCCCAAATAATCAAAACTGGGGCTTGAACTTGGCCAGTCCTTGCTTACTTTTTAAGCCACAAGCCAATCAGAACTATTCTGGAGCCAAATTCAGTGAGCAGCCATCACCAAATGTTCTTCCCAAACCTCCAAGCCACTGGGTTCCTGTTTCCTTTaatctttcagataaagaaataatgacatTTCAACTTAAAACCTTACTTAAAGTACAGGTGTAA